AGTCCTTTCTCACCGGAGGATTTGGAGGCATTTGCAATGTGCTATCCGGCCATCCATTGGACACCATCAAGGTGCGTCTGCAGACGATGCCGAGACCTGCTCCTGGAGAACAGCCCATGTACCGGGGAACCTTCGATTGTGCCGCCAAGACCATCAAGAACGAAGGAGTCCGCGGATTGTACAAGGGCATGTCCGCGCCCTTGACAGGAGTTGCTCCCATCTTTGCCATGTGTTTCGCGGGCTATGCCCTGGGAAAGCGTCTTCAGCAGCGCGGAGAAGATGCCAAACTCACCTATTCCCAAATCTTCGTGGCTGGCTCATTCTCCGGTCTGTTCTCCACCTTGATAATGGCTCCCGGGGAGCGGATCAAGGTGCTTCTGCAGACGCAGCAAGGTCAAGGAGGCCAGCGCAAGTACAACGGAATGATTGACTGCGCCGGAAAACTCTACAAAGAGGGAGGACTTCGCAGCGTTTTCAAGGGCAGCTGCGCCACAATGCTCAGGGATTTGCCCGCCAACGGCTTGTACTTCCTGGTCTATGAAGCCCTCCAGGATGTGGCCAAGTCCAAGTCAGAGACTGGACAAATTAATACTACCTCAACGATTCTGGCTGGCGGTGCTGCGGGCATGGCCTACTGGATTCTGGGCATGCCAGCCGATGTACTCAAGAGTCGCCTTCAATCGGCGCCCGAGGGAACCTACAAACATGGCATTCGCAGTGTCTTCAAGGATCTGATTGTTAAAGATGGTCCCCTAGCTCTCTATCGAGGCGTTACTCCCATCATGATTCGCGCCTTTCCCGCAAATGCTGCCTGTTTCTTTGGCATCGAGCTGGCCAACCAATTCTTCAATGCTGTGGCGCCAAATTTCTAATTtggaaaatcttttaaaaatttaaagttgttAAAGAAAGTTTTCTGTTATTTGAAAACCTTGAAAGGAAATATATCTATTTCTTTAGATTGCATACTAACTATAGAACATTCAGTTTGTAACTAAACTTAAACGAAGTATTGGGGCTTGCGCATGGTGATGCCATGATCCGCGAGAGCAGGAACCAGATCTTCCATTGCCAGTGTATACTTGCGATCTTTGGGATTCTTCTTATCCTTGCTGGAACTGTGGCCACTGGAGTGCTGGATGTTGGTGGTGCGCGTCTTGCAATGCTGCAGTGCATCGTTGGCAATGTCCGAGATGAATTTCTGGGCGGAGACGGATATAAGGCGCACTATTTGGGGGTCCACGGAGGAGAAACCAGCCTGTAAAGTATATAATGTTAGTTTTTTCTTTAGGGGATTAGATCATCCTTTAAATGGCTACCGTTTTCAGGGCGTTCATGGTCAGGGCATCTGGAATGGTGGGCGTGTAGTCCTCAAGCTGTCGCAGTAGCTCATCCATATCCGCATCTTCAGCGGTGGCTGGGACTTCTTCTACGTCCAAGTCCTCCGCATCGGAATCCAGGTCGGAATGCAATTGTGGCTCCAACTCCTCGTCTTCGGTGTCCGTAGCGGAGGCCACAGATTCGGCAGGTGTTATGTTGACATCCTCGCCATCAGAAGCCATTGTTTTGcagtaattttttgtttatttttagaaattgtgATTGTTTTCGTTAAACACaaagtatgtatgtatgtatttacaTTTATCGATTGCAAGCAAGAAATAATCGATAACATCCCTCTACCCAAGTATCGCTTGTGCGACAACCTGCATTCTCCCATCACTATCTTTGTGGATATTTTGCGAATTGTTTTCTATTTACAATGGTGGGCTCCAATTTTGGCATTATTTACCACAACAGCGCTGGTGGTGCCAGTGGACAGGGAAACCACGGACAATCCTCCGGAGCAGCAGGCATAGGTGGAGGCGATCGTGAGCGGAACACGCCGGCCTCGCATCTCAGCGATTTCATGTCGCAACTGGAGGATTATACTCCGCTGATTCCGGATGCGGTCACCTCGCACTATCTCAATATGGGCGGATTCCAGTCGGATGACAAGCGCATCGTCCGGTTGATCAGCTTGGCTGCCCAGAAGTACATGTCCGACATTATCGACGATGCACTGCAGCACTCCAAGGCACGGACCCATATGCAAACCACCAACACGCCCGGCGGTTCCAAGGCCAAGGATCGCAAGTTCACCCTGACTATGGAGGATCTGCAGCCTGCTTTGGCCGACTACGGCATCAATGTTAGGAAAATGGACTATAGTCAGTAATTAGAGGCTTACTAACGCCTGTTGTATGTTAGTTGTAGTACTTATCTTCTCATTAAATAGAGCTTTTATTAAACCATAGTAAAAGtaccttttttattaaatatagtttGTCTTAAACCATGGTATAATCTATCATATATccagaatataaaaatgtattcccTTAATAAAGGTCTATAAGCAACTGACAAATATCTAGGGACTGAAAAACAGAAAGCactttttgaatttatgtGTACTCAAAAATTGAAGTTGTAAAGTTAATCATTTCCATAGAGCATTTACaggttaattttttatttctatataatGTTATTCAAAGCCTATAAACTAGGTGGTTAATACTAGGCTTTTGTTCATTGGCATGTTATAAATTTCTTGAAGCTGCGCGATGTTCCACCAGCCACTCGGAATGCCAGGACACCCGTGCCGATGGTGACTATATAGTTGATCAGCAAAGTGGTGGTATAAAGCTCACTGGCGTTGAGCAGAGTTATCAACGAGACAAACAGGTGGCTGCCGACAACATAGCCTATATGAATGTAGTTGTTTGTGTCGAAAGCGTTGAAGAAGATGACGCTCCAGAAGGTGTGCAGTAGGATAATGGACAAAGCCTGGGCAGCCGAAGTGATGAAGAACAGCTCCGAACCACTCTTTAAGCCCATTGTGCCAGGGCCACTCTGAAAAGCAGGACATATCTTTACTCGAAGCATACTGATATGTGTCATCCACTCACCATATCAGCCAGCACATTGACCAGGGCAAACATCCCGGATATAATTCCAAATCCCAGGCCTGAGACATAGGCCAGGATGTGTTTGTTATCCGTCACCCGTGTGTCCTCCGCCACGGCATGTAAACCCTGCTCAGTGCTGCGCAGGATCCTGTAGATAATGTACCGGAAGCCCTCCTGGAACAACACCGAGAAGACCACGCCAAAGGCCAGGAAATCCTTCAGTGGCATCAGGGCATACCACACGGAAGAGATCAGCAGCGACAGGAGCCAGAAGAAGGCAGCCGCAATCAGGATTATGATCCGCACCGGGTCATTGGCGATGGTGAAGACGAACAGGGCGAAGGGCGGACCAAAGGCGATGAAGGTGCAGCCAAAGAACTCGGGCAACGTCATCTTTTCTTTGTAAAACTCCTGGTTTTCCGCTTGGTTTGTGGGTGTTTTGGTTTACGTGGGAAGAGGAAGCAGAGGTGACAAGAAAGCGGCGTGCTGCCAGACCGTTGCAGTGACTTTGGAGATGCCACACCGCGCTGTTTCGTTATTTTCATACCCTACACGTTCAGGTCTTTTGATATTATATGTAAGGTTAAAATGGCTAGAGCTTAATTAACATatatcttaattaaaaaacaacttagtttaaggaatttttaagaaattacgAAAGCTAGTTGTGCTTATGTCTAAGAATAACTCATGAATCAgaaataagtttttatatattaaaaaggtATCAGCTAATCGCATATGTCCATTAATAGTTTTCAGAGATGCCATATCGCAAAAGAGCAATGTTTTCATACCCTTCTATGTAGAGTCCGttacattttgaattaaactttattaacaagttttttatataatcaGTATGTGCCTAAAACTACAATGggagttaattaaaaaaaaaaaaatatttatacttattGTAATGTAtgtttacatacatataaattagtttttttcttataataaACCTTACTATTCTCCCACGCGCAGGGTGTTCCACTAGTCGCCTCTGCACGTTTCACCCGCACTAAACAAAGGGGTCCGTCCCActtacaatatttttgtttggggCGGGATTAGTCATTGTAAATTGACTCAACTTGGCTGCACTATGCCAACCGCATAATCCGCATCCGCCGTAAACCAGAAGCAAATTGCAAGTGCCCAGCTGCAGATCGTAAAAACAGCAGCCCAGCGAAAAGCACAAAGAGATTTTTAAGAGACCCCCATACATATGCCCAGTGAGTAAAGTTTTCATCCAATTAGCAGGTCTTGGTTGATGATTTGCGTTATTTGgtgttttaatgtttgttcCCCAGTTCACGCCGTGATGGCAAAGCGCCTGCTGCCCCACCAACCGTCCTACGATGGGGAGGCACCTGGTCCGGATGAGCTCGACAGTCCAGCCATCGAGGCGGCGGCCCTCGACATTCCCCCGCCGGAATCCGATAAGGCGCTCCTAAAGGGTTTGTATAATCAGCAATCTCCTGTCTGAAAGGCACAGTGGAGTAATTGAGTAACTTAGGCCAGTATTAAATCAGGTAACTGGCCAGCTTTACAGTGGGGTAAATAAAAACCTTAGGAAGAAAAATACCTATGAACTCTTTCCGTCTGTCAGATTTGAAATAGTAAAGGTATTTAtcatgttttaaatttgtaggTGTCTGGGAGCGACCCACGTCTAGTGCCGAGTTCAAGCCGCCCACCGATGGGAGCACAGTGCTCCGCTTCGACATCCTGCTGGCCCACATTATGCCCCCCGATGGCGAGGATGTGAAGATCAAGCGATTTGTGGTCTATGAATTAACAGTGAGTCAGGATGGGGCCACGGAGGACACCCAACCGGCGAAAATCGAGCGTCGCTACACGGACTTTCGGGAGCTTTTCCAGGGACTGAAGCGAACACATCCCACGGAGATGGCCAACAAGTACTTTCCGGCCAAGGTGCTGATGGGTAACTTTAAGTCTGAGCTGATTGGCGAAAGGAGTGCAGCCTTCGAGGCATTTCTCACATATGTGGCCAGTCAAACGAAGCTCCGGGATTCGGAGGACTTTCTGCGCTTCCTGCAGCACGATGAACTGTCCAGGGCGTGCCAGTTTCTGGATGAGCGTCGCAACGAGATGGCCATACCCATTCTGGAGAACTGTTTCCGCTTGCTGAACAAGATCTATATGAATCGTTCGCGGCCGGTGCTCCTGATACTTTGTCGCCTGGTGGCTGCCTGCACCTCATCCCCAGTTCCTCATCATGCAGCCGAAAGATGGGCTCTGTTGGCTCTAAGTCGCTTTGAGACTCTGTGCGATATTGATTTGCTGCCGCTCTACATTCCCCTGCTTCACACCTGTGCACACCTTTGGTAAGTCCATCCAATCATACCTTAATTTGCTAGCCTGATGCCATATCCTTTTAGGTGGCAGCGCGGCCAGGACCAAAAGCCAATCACCGACCGACTGACTGATATGTCCAAGCAGGGCATCAACACTGCGAACACCGAGAGCCTCATGCAGGCCATTCACAAGATCGATCCACGCACCGAAACCATTTGAATTGGAATCTCCACCAGAGTTATCATCCATTAGTTGAGCATTAAGTTCTGTAGTTTTTAGTCGTCAAGCGTAAAGTGCAATTATAGATTGTGTGCAATTAGTATTAAGATGAAAGGAGTATTTATCAACCTTTAAGGTAGCACCAACGTTTTTTTCCAAAGtagtttgttaaaaaagtttacaaagTATAAAAATCCTTATCGATgtcacaaaaacaaattagccaacatttttattacttttttttaaacaaaacttcTCTTGTTTATTTGGCATTTCAAAACTGTGATTTTCAAATGAtattaatcaatattttatttatttaaagtaaatttataatctccgtttaattaacattaaattttctttgtcTACCTTTGTAGCTAATATTAATATTGCGAAAAATATGTGTTAACCGAAATTGGAAAATCAGTAATGGTAACTTAAAGGTTAGTCTAAGCGTGTTTATGTTTCATGTTACGTATTATTTGATATTGTGCACTCGTTTCTGTAATTTGTACCCAGTGGGAGTTGTGAATAAACTATGCACTATATCTTTCCCCGCCAAAGTGAATCACAAATGTATTATCAAAAGTCCATGACGAACAGTCTGCAAATCCAAGCCTAGAATTCCATATCAGCCTGAAAAAC
This genomic stretch from Drosophila gunungcola strain Sukarami unplaced genomic scaffold, Dgunungcola_SK_2 000001F, whole genome shotgun sequence harbors:
- the LOC128263329 gene encoding sorting nexin-20, producing MPIHAVMAKRLLPHQPSYDGEAPGPDELDSPAIEAAALDIPPPESDKALLKGVWERPTSSAEFKPPTDGSTVLRFDILLAHIMPPDGEDVKIKRFVVYELTVSQDGATEDTQPAKIERRYTDFRELFQGLKRTHPTEMANKYFPAKVLMGNFKSELIGERSAAFEAFLTYVASQTKLRDSEDFLRFLQHDELSRACQFLDERRNEMAIPILENCFRLLNKIYMNRSRPVLLILCRLVAACTSSPVPHHAAERWALLALSRFETLCDIDLLPLYIPLLHTCAHLWWQRGQDQKPITDRLTDMSKQGINTANTESLMQAIHKIDPRTETI
- the LOC128263331 gene encoding congested-like trachea protein, which encodes MATVEKVSTTSTSSSSTVAERKANPVKSFLTGGFGGICNVLSGHPLDTIKVRLQTMPRPAPGEQPMYRGTFDCAAKTIKNEGVRGLYKGMSAPLTGVAPIFAMCFAGYALGKRLQQRGEDAKLTYSQIFVAGSFSGLFSTLIMAPGERIKVLLQTQQGQGGQRKYNGMIDCAGKLYKEGGLRSVFKGSCATMLRDLPANGLYFLVYEALQDVAKSKSETGQINTTSTILAGGAAGMAYWILGMPADVLKSRLQSAPEGTYKHGIRSVFKDLIVKDGPLALYRGVTPIMIRAFPANAACFFGIELANQFFNAVAPNF
- the LOC128263332 gene encoding gamma-secretase subunit Aph-1 encodes the protein MTLPEFFGCTFIAFGPPFALFVFTIANDPVRIIILIAAAFFWLLSLLISSVWYALMPLKDFLAFGVVFSVLFQEGFRYIIYRILRSTEQGLHAVAEDTRVTDNKHILAYVSGLGFGIISGMFALVNVLADMSGPGTMGLKSGSELFFITSAAQALSIILLHTFWSVIFFNAFDTNNYIHIGYVVGSHLFVSLITLLNASELYTTTLLINYIVTIGTGVLAFRVAGGTSRSFKKFITCQ
- the LOC128263334 gene encoding transcription initiation factor TFIID subunit 10b, encoding MVGSNFGIIYHNSAGGASGQGNHGQSSGAAGIGGGDRERNTPASHLSDFMSQLEDYTPLIPDAVTSHYLNMGGFQSDDKRIVRLISLAAQKYMSDIIDDALQHSKARTHMQTTNTPGGSKAKDRKFTLTMEDLQPALADYGINVRKMDYSQ
- the LOC128263333 gene encoding transcription initiation factor TFIID subunit 10 codes for the protein MASDGEDVNITPAESVASATDTEDEELEPQLHSDLDSDAEDLDVEEVPATAEDADMDELLRQLEDYTPTIPDALTMNALKTAGFSSVDPQIVRLISVSAQKFISDIANDALQHCKTRTTNIQHSSGHSSSKDKKNPKDRKYTLAMEDLVPALADHGITMRKPQYFV